The Agromyces mangrovi genome contains a region encoding:
- a CDS encoding ATP-binding cassette domain-containing protein, which yields MTESLLTVDELVVEYPGKGFRAQPFRALKGVSLDIRPGETVGLVGESGSGKTTLGRAVLGLAPVSGGTITYAGQDISHLHRRDRRALSSEIQVVFQDPYSSLNPNLTIEQILIEPLTARGTATKTAKSRVRDLLDQVGLPADARSRLPREFSGGQRQRIAIARALALDPKLIVCDEPVSALDLSTQARVLDLFIDIQECTGVAYLFITHDLAVVRHISHRVAVMYRGEIVESGEGDQVTSHPQHPYTQRLFMAAPVPDPDKQEQRRTERRAMLDAERSEGAAA from the coding sequence ATGACCGAATCGCTGCTCACGGTCGACGAACTCGTCGTCGAGTACCCCGGGAAGGGGTTCCGCGCCCAGCCGTTCCGCGCTCTGAAGGGCGTCTCCCTGGACATCCGTCCGGGCGAGACCGTGGGGCTGGTCGGCGAGTCGGGGTCGGGCAAGACCACGCTCGGCCGTGCCGTGCTCGGACTCGCCCCGGTCTCCGGCGGCACGATCACCTACGCCGGGCAGGACATCTCGCACCTGCACCGTCGCGACCGCCGCGCGCTGTCGAGCGAGATCCAGGTGGTCTTCCAGGACCCGTACTCGTCGCTCAACCCGAACCTCACGATCGAGCAGATCCTGATCGAGCCGCTGACGGCACGCGGGACCGCCACGAAGACGGCGAAGAGCCGCGTGCGCGACCTGCTCGACCAGGTCGGCCTGCCGGCCGACGCCCGGAGCCGGCTGCCACGCGAGTTCTCCGGCGGCCAGCGGCAGCGCATCGCCATCGCCCGCGCGCTCGCGCTCGACCCGAAGCTCATCGTGTGCGACGAGCCCGTGTCGGCGCTCGACCTGTCGACCCAGGCCCGCGTGCTGGACCTGTTCATCGACATCCAGGAGTGCACCGGCGTCGCCTACCTCTTCATCACGCACGACCTGGCGGTGGTGCGCCACATCAGCCACCGGGTCGCGGTCATGTACCGCGGGGAGATCGTCGAGTCCGGCGAGGGCGACCAGGTCACATCGCACCCGCAGCATCCGTACACCCAGCGCCTCTTCATGGCGGCGCCCGTCCCCGACCCCGACAAGCAGGAGCAGCGCCGCACCGAGCGACGCGCGATGCTGGATGCCGAGCGCAGCGAAGGAGCCGCAGCATGA
- a CDS encoding dipeptide/oligopeptide/nickel ABC transporter permease/ATP-binding protein: MTTAVEVPNTVPTGPAQVSLLRRLVRRPLGLASLVFLGLLLVVAFIAPWIAPYDPNLASLQLVLAPPSAEHPLGNDGSGRDVLSRLLVATQVTLAAALVAVVTALLIGVISGLIAGYYRGWFDSVSSWVTSLIMALPGIVVLLAARAVLGPSVWLAMLVFGVLLSPAYYRLVYASVTAVRSELYVDAARVSGLSDVRIIGRHVLSVVRAPIIIQSAIIAGIAIAIQSGLEFLGLGDMSVPTWGSMLNDGFANIYRAPSLMIWPSLAIALTCIALTLLANAMRDVLERTVAVRRRRRRAVTGATGSIAAVTTSIATSGADLDDDEELAAGDATIVHGDDAQSGRDATEVVLRIRDLHVAYQQPRGADVEVVHGVSLDIRKGEVHGLIGESGSGKTQTAFAVLGLLPRGGHVTAGSIDYEGTQLADAGERAYAGIRGKRIGYIPQEPMSNLDPSFTIGHQLVEPLRKNLGLSRKDATERSLALLERVGIPQPTRTFKAYPFEVSGGMAQRVLIAGAVSTDPDLIIADEPTTALDVTVQAEVLDLLRDLQAERHMAMLLVTHNFGVVADLCDRVSVMQQGRFVEQGPVRTILGHPSHPYTSSLLEAILDEGPARTAYAAEGGRS; this comes from the coding sequence ATGACCACCGCCGTCGAAGTCCCGAACACCGTCCCGACGGGCCCGGCGCAGGTGTCGCTGCTGCGGCGCCTGGTGCGCCGGCCGCTCGGGCTCGCCTCCCTCGTGTTCCTCGGCCTGCTGCTGGTCGTCGCGTTCATCGCGCCCTGGATCGCGCCCTACGACCCCAACCTCGCGTCGCTCCAGCTCGTGCTCGCCCCGCCGAGCGCCGAGCACCCGCTCGGCAACGACGGATCGGGCCGCGACGTGCTCTCCCGCCTGCTGGTCGCGACCCAGGTCACGCTCGCGGCGGCCCTCGTCGCCGTCGTCACGGCGCTGCTCATCGGCGTCATCTCGGGCCTCATCGCCGGGTACTACCGCGGCTGGTTCGACTCCGTCTCCTCCTGGGTGACCTCGCTCATCATGGCGCTGCCCGGCATCGTGGTGCTGCTCGCGGCCCGCGCCGTGCTCGGCCCGTCGGTCTGGCTCGCGATGCTGGTCTTCGGCGTGCTCCTGTCGCCGGCGTACTACCGGCTGGTCTACGCGTCGGTCACGGCCGTGCGCAGCGAGCTCTACGTCGACGCCGCGCGCGTCTCGGGCCTCAGCGACGTCCGCATCATCGGGCGGCACGTGCTCTCGGTCGTCCGCGCGCCGATCATCATCCAGTCGGCGATCATCGCCGGCATCGCGATCGCCATCCAGTCGGGCCTGGAGTTCCTCGGGCTCGGCGACATGAGCGTGCCGACCTGGGGTTCGATGCTCAACGACGGGTTCGCGAACATCTACCGGGCGCCGTCGCTCATGATCTGGCCGTCGCTCGCGATCGCCCTGACCTGCATCGCGCTCACCCTGCTCGCGAACGCCATGCGCGACGTGCTGGAGCGCACCGTCGCGGTGCGACGGCGACGTCGTCGCGCGGTCACCGGGGCGACGGGTTCGATCGCCGCGGTCACCACGTCGATCGCCACCAGCGGCGCCGACCTCGACGACGACGAGGAACTCGCCGCCGGCGATGCGACCATCGTGCACGGCGATGACGCGCAGTCGGGCCGGGATGCGACCGAGGTCGTGCTGCGGATCCGCGACCTGCACGTGGCCTACCAGCAGCCGCGCGGCGCCGACGTCGAGGTGGTGCACGGGGTCTCGCTCGACATCCGCAAGGGCGAGGTGCACGGCCTCATCGGCGAGTCGGGGTCGGGCAAGACCCAGACCGCGTTCGCGGTGCTCGGCCTGCTGCCGCGCGGCGGTCACGTGACCGCCGGCAGCATCGACTACGAGGGCACGCAGCTCGCCGACGCCGGGGAGCGCGCCTACGCGGGCATCCGCGGCAAGCGCATCGGGTACATCCCGCAGGAGCCGATGTCGAACCTCGACCCGTCGTTCACCATCGGCCACCAGCTCGTCGAGCCGCTGCGCAAGAACCTCGGACTGTCGAGGAAGGATGCCACCGAGCGCTCGCTCGCACTGCTCGAGCGCGTGGGCATCCCGCAGCCGACCCGCACGTTCAAGGCGTACCCGTTCGAGGTCTCGGGCGGCATGGCGCAGCGCGTGCTCATCGCCGGAGCGGTCTCGACCGACCCCGACCTCATCATCGCCGACGAGCCGACGACCGCGCTCGACGTGACCGTGCAGGCCGAGGTGCTCGACCTGCTGCGCGACCTGCAGGCCGAACGCCACATGGCGATGCTCCTCGTCACCCACAACTTCGGGGTGGTCGCCGACCTCTGCGACCGGGTGTCGGTGATGCAGCAGGGCCGGTTCGTGGAGCAGGGCCCGGTCCGCACGATCCTGGGACACCCCAGCCACCCGTACACGTCGTCGCTGCTGGAGGCGATCCTCGACGAGGGTCCCGCGCGCACGGCGTACGCCGCCGAAGGAGGACGGTCATGA
- a CDS encoding DUF5605 domain-containing protein: MFDRATTFGEALDDPAARAVLERYLPGIAASPMATQFRDGRLGQLVALVPALEDPAERERLWAALAEVGEGAPRPPYAPAIAPDADYEGDDVPRGSATLHPPAPVGQWAALEMRLSGPSHGNPFVDVELDAVFTRPDGTEVRVGGFYDGDGAWVVRALADQPGTWRFRTRSTARSLDGVEGEAQVGPAPEDAHGPVVVDGFHFRHADGTRHRPIGTTAYAWTHQPENLQQQTLRTLADASFTKLRMCVFPKSYLYNANEPDDFPFVGSLADGFDPTRFDPTHFRRLEQRIAELGALGIQADLILFHAYDRWGFADLGPAVDDRYLRYVVRRLAGFANVWWSMANEYDLLWSKDESDWERLAAIVGEEDPFGHLNSIHNCRPFYDYAKPWITHVSVQRVDVYRTAENTDEWRERWGKPVVIDECAYEGDIDQGWGNITGEEMVRRFWEGAVRGGYVGHGETYLREDEVLWWSKGGELHGDSPARIAFLELLLAETPGGVWDPLPSDWDVPWGGVAGREHIGYFGFNRPRFRNVMLAEGEWTIDVIDTWNMTVERMPGSHRSTVRVELPGRPFMAVRCTRVD, from the coding sequence ATGTTCGACCGCGCGACCACGTTCGGCGAGGCGCTCGACGACCCGGCCGCGAGGGCCGTGCTGGAGCGGTACCTGCCCGGCATCGCCGCCTCGCCCATGGCGACGCAGTTCCGCGACGGCCGGCTCGGCCAACTGGTCGCACTCGTCCCGGCGCTCGAGGACCCGGCCGAGCGCGAGCGGCTCTGGGCCGCGCTCGCCGAGGTCGGCGAGGGCGCGCCGCGACCCCCGTACGCGCCGGCGATCGCCCCCGACGCCGACTACGAGGGCGATGACGTGCCGCGCGGCTCGGCCACGCTGCATCCGCCCGCACCGGTCGGGCAGTGGGCTGCGCTCGAGATGCGCCTGTCGGGTCCCTCGCACGGCAACCCGTTCGTCGACGTCGAGCTGGATGCGGTGTTCACGCGCCCCGACGGCACCGAGGTGCGGGTCGGCGGCTTCTACGACGGCGACGGCGCCTGGGTCGTGCGCGCGCTCGCCGACCAGCCGGGCACGTGGCGGTTCCGCACGCGCTCGACCGCACGGTCGCTCGACGGCGTGGAAGGCGAGGCGCAGGTCGGGCCCGCTCCCGAGGACGCGCACGGGCCGGTCGTGGTGGACGGCTTCCACTTCCGTCACGCCGACGGCACGCGCCACCGGCCGATCGGCACCACCGCCTACGCCTGGACCCACCAGCCCGAGAACCTGCAGCAGCAGACGCTGCGCACGCTGGCGGACGCGTCATTCACGAAGCTGCGCATGTGCGTGTTCCCGAAGTCGTACCTCTACAACGCCAACGAGCCCGACGACTTCCCGTTCGTCGGCTCGCTCGCCGACGGGTTCGACCCGACCCGGTTCGACCCCACGCACTTCCGCCGGCTCGAGCAGCGCATCGCCGAACTCGGCGCGCTCGGCATCCAGGCCGACCTCATCCTCTTCCACGCCTACGACCGGTGGGGCTTCGCCGACCTGGGGCCCGCGGTCGACGACCGCTACCTGCGCTACGTCGTGCGCCGGCTCGCCGGCTTCGCGAACGTGTGGTGGTCGATGGCGAACGAGTACGACCTGCTCTGGTCGAAGGACGAGTCCGACTGGGAGCGCCTCGCGGCCATCGTGGGCGAGGAGGACCCGTTCGGCCACCTCAACTCCATCCACAACTGCCGCCCGTTCTACGACTACGCCAAGCCGTGGATCACGCACGTCAGCGTGCAGCGCGTGGACGTCTACCGCACGGCGGAGAACACGGACGAGTGGCGCGAGCGCTGGGGCAAGCCCGTCGTGATCGACGAGTGCGCGTACGAGGGCGACATCGACCAGGGCTGGGGCAACATCACCGGCGAGGAGATGGTGCGCCGCTTCTGGGAGGGTGCCGTCCGCGGCGGGTACGTCGGCCACGGCGAGACGTACCTGCGCGAGGACGAGGTGCTCTGGTGGTCGAAGGGCGGCGAGCTGCACGGCGACTCGCCCGCGCGCATCGCGTTCCTCGAGCTGCTGCTCGCCGAGACGCCCGGTGGCGTGTGGGACCCGCTGCCCTCGGACTGGGACGTGCCGTGGGGCGGCGTCGCCGGCCGGGAGCACATCGGGTACTTCGGCTTCAACCGTCCGCGCTTCCGCAACGTCATGCTCGCCGAGGGGGAGTGGACGATCGACGTGATCGACACCTGGAACATGACGGTCGAGCGGATGCCCGGGAGCCATCGCTCCACCGTGCGCGTGGAGCTGCCGGGCCGGCCGTTCATGGCCGTGCGCTGCACGCGCGTCGACTGA
- a CDS encoding beta-glucosidase family protein, whose product MTATEGPEATSTAHLEPLLDRLTLEQKAALVQGADFWATVPVPEIGLRAMTLSDGPAGVRGPRWDEREPSLNLPSGSALAASWDDDLAYRYGAAAASEARRKDVDVVLGPTINLHRSPLGGRHFECLSEDPELSAGLGADYVRGLQDNGVAATPKHYVANDSETDRFTVDVRVDARALRELYLAPFERAVEAGAWSVMSAYNSVDGVTMTENDLLETPLNSEWGFDGVVVSDWTAVRSLDAVPAAQDLAMPGPAPAWADLADAVRDGRVAEADLDRKVLRILLLAERVGALGDATPVVPAAVDATAIAREASIEGTVLLRNSGVLPLDRAALARVAVVGHNAREARTQGGGSATVIPERIVSPLDGLRAALPDARVTYSLGAVVQEGVAEIPLARLTNPVTGGPGMRVTFRDAAGAELFAEDRRATALVWFGGDAPISASRSVVFETDYAADETGEVLLGFGGAHPGRLFVDDVLVLDEAPVVDGDDLGAAFLNPPSSTAPVAFEAGVARRIRLELTTEPTEGGLSGALSATLGIAPDDADADALIAAAVEAAASADVAVVVVGTNSKVESEGYDRSDLDLPGRQDDLVRAVAATGTPTVVVVNAGSPVVLPWADDVAAIVQGYFGGQEFGTALADVLTGVAEPGGRLPTTWPAALADVPVRDVTPVDGVLEYTEGIHIGYRAWLRSGAEPAFWFGHGLGYTTWSWESARREGDELEVVLANTGDRAGKQVVQVYAERADSRIERPARWLVGYAVARAAAGESVTVRIPLPARRFAHWAGEWAVEPGTFALRISASAVDPRIDLDWSIDA is encoded by the coding sequence ATGACCGCGACCGAAGGCCCGGAGGCCACCTCCACGGCCCACCTCGAACCCCTGCTCGACCGGCTGACGCTCGAGCAGAAGGCCGCCCTCGTGCAGGGCGCGGACTTCTGGGCCACCGTGCCCGTCCCCGAGATCGGGTTGCGCGCGATGACCCTCTCCGACGGGCCCGCCGGCGTGCGCGGGCCGCGCTGGGACGAGCGGGAGCCGTCGCTGAACCTGCCGTCCGGCTCGGCGCTCGCCGCGTCCTGGGACGACGACCTCGCCTACCGGTACGGTGCCGCCGCGGCATCCGAGGCCCGCCGCAAGGACGTCGACGTGGTCCTCGGGCCGACGATCAACCTCCACCGCTCCCCGCTCGGCGGGCGCCACTTCGAGTGCCTCAGCGAGGATCCCGAGCTCTCGGCCGGCCTCGGCGCCGACTACGTGCGCGGGCTCCAGGACAACGGCGTCGCCGCGACCCCGAAGCACTACGTGGCCAACGACAGCGAGACCGACCGGTTCACCGTCGACGTGCGCGTCGACGCGCGCGCGTTGCGCGAGCTCTACCTCGCGCCGTTCGAGCGTGCGGTGGAGGCCGGCGCGTGGAGCGTCATGAGCGCGTACAACTCGGTCGACGGCGTCACGATGACCGAGAACGACCTGCTCGAGACACCGCTGAACTCCGAGTGGGGGTTCGACGGCGTCGTCGTGAGCGACTGGACCGCCGTGCGCTCGCTCGACGCGGTGCCCGCCGCGCAGGACCTCGCGATGCCCGGGCCCGCACCGGCGTGGGCGGACCTCGCCGACGCCGTGCGCGACGGACGCGTCGCGGAGGCCGACCTCGACCGCAAGGTGCTGCGCATCCTGCTGCTCGCCGAACGGGTGGGCGCGCTCGGCGACGCGACGCCCGTCGTGCCCGCAGCGGTGGATGCCACCGCGATCGCCCGTGAGGCGTCGATCGAGGGCACCGTGCTGCTGCGCAACTCCGGGGTGCTCCCGCTCGACCGGGCCGCGCTCGCGCGGGTCGCGGTCGTCGGTCACAACGCCCGAGAGGCTCGCACCCAGGGCGGCGGCAGCGCGACGGTCATCCCCGAGCGGATCGTCTCCCCGCTCGACGGCCTGCGCGCGGCGCTTCCCGACGCGCGCGTCACGTACTCGCTCGGCGCCGTCGTCCAGGAGGGCGTCGCCGAGATTCCGCTCGCGCGCCTGACCAACCCCGTGACCGGCGGCCCGGGCATGCGGGTGACCTTCCGCGACGCCGCAGGGGCCGAGCTCTTCGCCGAGGACCGACGCGCCACGGCGCTCGTCTGGTTCGGAGGGGACGCGCCCATCTCGGCGAGCCGCAGCGTCGTCTTCGAGACCGACTACGCCGCCGACGAGACCGGTGAGGTGCTGCTCGGTTTCGGCGGCGCGCACCCCGGCCGGCTGTTCGTCGACGACGTGCTGGTCCTCGACGAGGCTCCGGTGGTCGACGGCGACGACCTCGGTGCCGCGTTCCTCAACCCGCCGTCGTCGACGGCTCCGGTCGCGTTCGAGGCCGGCGTGGCCCGTCGCATCCGCCTGGAACTCACCACCGAGCCGACCGAGGGCGGCCTCTCGGGCGCACTGTCCGCCACCCTCGGCATCGCTCCCGACGACGCCGACGCCGACGCGCTCATCGCGGCGGCCGTCGAGGCCGCGGCGTCCGCCGACGTGGCGGTGGTCGTGGTCGGCACCAACTCGAAGGTCGAGTCGGAGGGCTACGACCGTTCCGACCTCGACCTGCCGGGACGACAGGACGACCTCGTGCGCGCGGTCGCCGCGACCGGCACCCCGACGGTCGTGGTCGTGAACGCGGGCTCGCCGGTGGTGCTGCCCTGGGCCGACGACGTCGCCGCGATCGTGCAGGGCTACTTCGGCGGGCAGGAGTTCGGCACGGCGCTCGCGGACGTGCTCACCGGGGTCGCCGAACCCGGCGGCCGACTCCCCACGACCTGGCCGGCCGCGCTCGCGGACGTGCCGGTGCGCGACGTCACCCCCGTCGACGGTGTGCTCGAGTACACCGAGGGGATCCACATCGGCTACCGCGCGTGGCTGCGCTCCGGCGCCGAGCCCGCGTTCTGGTTCGGCCACGGCCTCGGCTACACGACCTGGTCGTGGGAGTCCGCACGTCGGGAGGGCGACGAGCTCGAGGTCGTCCTCGCCAACACCGGCGACCGTGCGGGCAAGCAGGTCGTGCAGGTGTACGCCGAGCGCGCCGACTCCCGCATCGAGCGCCCCGCACGCTGGCTCGTGGGGTACGCCGTGGCACGTGCCGCCGCCGGCGAGTCCGTGACCGTGCGGATCCCGCTGCCCGCACGCCGGTTCGCCCACTGGGCGGGCGAGTGGGCGGTCGAACCCGGTACCTTCGCACTGCGGATCTCGGCCTCGGCCGTCGATCCGCGCATCGACCTCGACTGGAGCATCGACGCATGA
- a CDS encoding GlsB/YeaQ/YmgE family stress response membrane protein, with translation MGFFAFLILGLIAGAIAKLILPGKQGGGWFITLLLGVVGALLGGWLGSVLFGIGLEEFWSWQTWIVAILGSIVVLLIFGLFTRKR, from the coding sequence ATGGGATTCTTCGCATTTCTCATCCTCGGCCTCATCGCCGGAGCGATCGCCAAGCTGATCCTCCCCGGCAAGCAGGGCGGGGGCTGGTTCATCACGCTGCTGCTCGGCGTGGTCGGCGCGCTCCTCGGCGGCTGGCTGGGCAGCGTCCTCTTCGGCATCGGTCTCGAGGAGTTCTGGAGTTGGCAGACGTGGATCGTCGCCATTCTCGGCTCGATCGTCGTCCTCCTCATCTTCGGCCTGTTCACGCGCAAGCGCTGA
- a CDS encoding glycoside hydrolase family 43 protein yields MTTLHNPLLNGFHPDPSVVRVGDEWFLATSSFEYLPGIPIHRSTDFETWELVGHVATRPGQLGVETVPTGGGAWAPTIRHHDGRFHLVITDAMGRGMLHFTADDAAGPWSDGDLIRTEDGAGGVSGIDPDIAWDADGTCYVTFSGLQFDGAMDPNAPTHLGIQQVRVDLDAHRALEEPRSLWSGTGLMFPEAPHLYEIGGRWYLMIAEGGTERGHAISIARGDAPEGPFTGAPGNPLVSARSTPRPIQNTGHGDLVEGPGGDWLCVLLGVRPRSGTRAFSALGRETFVSPVAWTDGWPAIAPVQLDPRSGTRVEVAFDRPLDDEWIAVRRLPGEVADLDAHPGRLKLRADGSTLADAMPVFLGRRQEHLTNEVTVRLDASAGVGGLTVRYDEQYHVDLEVGAGLVTARAVIGGLLQEWTHPFDGGPLDLHLASRRPEPGTGLLSTSDVFHLAATIAGERVELARIDGRFLSSEVTESFTGRVIGVYALDGEIVVDRWVAEGHDD; encoded by the coding sequence ATGACCACCCTGCACAACCCGCTGCTGAACGGGTTCCACCCCGACCCGAGCGTGGTCCGGGTCGGCGACGAGTGGTTCCTCGCGACCTCCTCGTTCGAGTACCTGCCCGGCATCCCGATCCACCGCTCCACCGACTTCGAGACCTGGGAGCTCGTCGGCCACGTCGCGACGCGTCCGGGCCAGCTCGGCGTCGAGACGGTGCCCACCGGCGGCGGCGCATGGGCGCCGACCATCCGGCACCACGACGGCCGCTTCCACCTCGTGATCACCGACGCGATGGGGCGCGGCATGCTGCACTTCACCGCCGACGACGCGGCCGGCCCGTGGAGCGACGGCGACCTGATCCGCACCGAGGACGGCGCCGGCGGGGTCTCGGGCATCGACCCCGACATCGCCTGGGACGCCGACGGCACCTGCTACGTCACCTTCTCGGGCCTTCAGTTCGACGGGGCCATGGACCCGAATGCGCCGACGCACCTCGGCATCCAGCAGGTGCGCGTCGACCTCGACGCGCACCGCGCGCTGGAGGAGCCGCGTTCGCTCTGGTCGGGCACAGGCCTCATGTTCCCCGAGGCGCCGCACCTCTACGAGATCGGCGGCCGCTGGTACCTGATGATCGCCGAGGGCGGCACCGAGCGCGGCCACGCGATCTCGATCGCCCGGGGCGACGCCCCCGAGGGGCCGTTCACCGGTGCGCCCGGCAACCCGCTCGTGTCGGCGCGGTCGACCCCGCGCCCGATCCAGAACACCGGCCACGGCGACCTCGTCGAGGGGCCCGGTGGCGACTGGCTGTGCGTCCTGCTGGGCGTTCGCCCCCGCAGCGGTACCCGCGCGTTCTCGGCGCTCGGCCGCGAGACGTTCGTCAGCCCCGTCGCCTGGACGGACGGCTGGCCCGCCATCGCCCCCGTGCAGCTCGACCCGCGCTCCGGCACCCGCGTCGAGGTGGCGTTCGACCGCCCCCTCGACGACGAGTGGATCGCCGTGCGGCGACTCCCCGGAGAGGTGGCCGACCTCGACGCGCACCCGGGCCGGCTGAAGCTCCGTGCCGACGGCAGCACGCTCGCCGACGCGATGCCGGTGTTCCTCGGCCGCCGCCAGGAGCACCTGACCAACGAGGTCACCGTGCGCCTCGACGCCTCCGCGGGCGTCGGCGGCCTCACCGTGCGCTACGACGAGCAGTACCACGTCGATCTCGAGGTCGGCGCGGGCCTGGTCACGGCGCGCGCGGTGATCGGCGGGCTGCTCCAGGAGTGGACGCACCCGTTCGACGGCGGCCCCCTCGACCTGCACCTCGCGTCGCGGCGGCCGGAGCCCGGTACGGGCCTGCTCTCCACCAGCGACGTCTTCCACCTCGCCGCGACCATCGCAGGCGAGCGCGTCGAGCTCGCCCGCATCGACGGCCGATTCCTCTCGTCGGAGGTGACGGAGTCGTTCACGGGGCGCGTGATCGGCGTCTACGCGCTCGACGGCGAGATCGTCGTCGACCGCTGGGTCGCAGAGGGCCACGACGACTGA
- a CDS encoding type IV toxin-antitoxin system AbiEi family antitoxin domain-containing protein, translating into MTARTELMAIAAEQDGYVTLDDARALGIAARDLQQLAYRGKIMREATGVYRFEEFPVTRAASYRFAVLWTGRPEAALSHDTALSLLELSDINPPKTHVTVGVGERIRRAGGVGIVVHNEDLASKDLGWWEGIRCVKPYTAIRQAIDTHVPFQLVNQAIGEARARGSITDAEQVTLRSRLEGER; encoded by the coding sequence ATGACCGCTCGCACAGAACTGATGGCCATCGCAGCCGAGCAAGACGGCTACGTCACCCTCGACGACGCACGCGCCCTCGGGATCGCTGCGCGTGACCTGCAACAGCTCGCGTATCGCGGCAAGATCATGCGTGAAGCCACCGGCGTCTATCGGTTCGAGGAGTTCCCTGTGACTCGAGCCGCCAGCTACCGGTTTGCCGTGCTCTGGACCGGCAGGCCTGAGGCGGCGCTCTCGCACGACACCGCGCTGAGTCTCCTCGAGCTCTCGGACATCAACCCGCCCAAGACGCACGTCACTGTGGGGGTGGGAGAGCGCATTCGACGAGCGGGAGGCGTGGGGATCGTCGTCCACAACGAGGACCTTGCGTCCAAGGACCTCGGTTGGTGGGAGGGTATTCGCTGCGTGAAGCCGTACACGGCGATCCGGCAGGCTATCGACACGCACGTGCCGTTCCAGCTCGTCAACCAGGCGATCGGGGAAGCCCGGGCTCGAGGCAGCATCACGGACGCCGAGCAAGTCACGCTCCGCAGCAGGCTCGAAGGAGAACGGTGA